A genome region from Carya illinoinensis cultivar Pawnee chromosome 2, C.illinoinensisPawnee_v1, whole genome shotgun sequence includes the following:
- the LOC122300109 gene encoding RNA polymerase sigma factor sigB isoform X2: MSCLLPQFKCHPDTFSIQFRTHQHTVSTTHSHPQNEKSRDRIDIRAQCILSTASFSTSIGSTTVLNMGKLRLPSLETDSDPFTANKPWTYMGAVGPPTEAKFEATLATETFITSEEAMIAAAAAEAVTLAKAAVKFAKDAAMLVNNNHSEKADTKSSISFESDVLHFNWVQPVKTDRAAIVGDPKGPETGLLENHSLQHATKETDDLEPTDEELDLVQEQPSKSAAVRSRRQTERKAKRAKAAEKAAASFVSVKPGSTSRKKRVSLQDIDFSDPLRYLRATTSTSRLLTATEELELSEGIQDLLKLERLREVLAERCGSEPAFAQWAAAAGVDQKTLRTRLNYGTLCKDKMIKSNIRLVISIAKNYQGAGMNLEDLVQEGCRGLVRGAEKFDASKGFKFSTYAHWWIKQAVRKSLSDQSRTIRLPFHMVEATYRVKEARKQLYSENGRQPDDEEIAEATGLSMKRLTAVLMTPKAPRSLEQKIGINQNLKPSEVIADPDAETAEELLMKQFMKQDLENVLDTLNPREKQVIRWRFGMEDGRMKTLQEIGESMGVSRERIRQIESCAFRKLKNKKRTKHLQQYLLP, from the exons ATGTCGTGTTTGCTGCCACAGTTCAAGTGCCATCCCGATACTTTCTCCATCCAATTCAGAACGCACCAGCACACTGTTAGTACCACCCATTCACACCCACAAAAcg AAAAAAGTAGAGATCGTATTGATATCCGCGCACAATGCATTTTATCCACTGCATCATTTTCAACATCAATAGGAAGTACTACAGTGCTTAATATGGGAAAGCTGAGATTACCTTCTTTAGAAACTGATTCTGACCCATTCACCGCAAACAAACCATGGACATATATGGGGGCAGTTGGTCCACCCACAGAG GCAAAATTTGAAGCAACATTAGCAACAGAAACATTTATTACGAGCGAAGAGGCCATGatagctgctgctgctgctgaagCTGTTACTCTTGCAAAAGCAGCCGTCAAGTTTGCAAAGGATGCAGCCATGCTGGTTAACAATAACCACAGTGAAAAAGCAGATACTAAGTCATCAATTTCTTTCGAATCTGATGTTTTACATTTCAACTGGGTTCAGCCTGTGAAAACTGATCGAGCTGCTATAGTAGGAGATCCCAAGGGACCTGAAACTGGACTGTTGGAAAACCATTCACTGCAACATGCCACAAAAGAGACTGATGACTTGGAGCCAACAGATGAGGAACTTGACCTTGTGCAAGAACAACCTTCCAAGAGTGCAGCTGTAAGATCGAGGCGCCAAACAGAACGAAAGGCCAAAAGAGCCAAAGCAGCAGAGAAGGCTGCTGCTAGTTTTGTATCTGTGAAGCCTGGTTCTACCAGCCGGAAAAAGCGTGTTTCTTTACAAGATATAGACTTCTCTGATCCATTGCGTTACTTGAGAGCAACTACCAGCACATCTAGGCTTCTTACTGCAACTGAAGAACTGGAGTTGTCTGAAGGAATACAG GACCTATTGAAATTGGAAAGGCTCCGTGAGGTGCTAGCCGAGCGATGTGGCAGTGAGCCTGCCTTTGCACAATGGGCTGCAGCTGCTGGAGTTGATCAGAAAACCCTGAGGACGCGCTTAAACTATGGAACTCTTTGCAAAGACAAAATGATTAAAAGTAACATACGGCTTGTTATATCAATTGCAAAGAATTATCAGGGGGCTGGGATGAATCTTGAAGATCTTGTTCAG GAAGGATGCCGAGGTCTTGTAAGAGGTGCAGAGAAGTTTGATGCTTCAAAGGGTTTTAAGTTCTCAACCTATGCTCACTGGTGGATTAAACAGGCTGTTCGGAAGTCTCTTTCTGATCAGTCCAGGACGATTCGCTTACCT TTTCACATGGTGGAGGCAACTTACAGAGTGAAGGAGGCTAGAAAACAATTGTATAGTGAAAACGGAAGACAACCCGATGATGAAGAAATTGCAGAGGCAACAGGGCTGTCAATGAAGAGGCTTACAGCTGTATTAATGACTCCTAAAGCTCCTAGATCTCTGGAGCAGAAGATTGGCATCAACCAAAATCTTAAACCTTCG GAAGTAATTGCTGATCCCGATGCAGAAACAGCAGAAGAGCTTCTGATGAAGCAATTCATGAAGCAGGACTTGGAGAATGTATTAGACACTCTCAATCCAAGGGAGAAGCAAGTCATCAGGTGGAGATTTGGAATGGAGGATGGAAGGATGAAGACATTGCAAGAGATAGGAGAGTCCATGGGTGTTAGTAGAGAGAGAATCAGGCAAATTGAGTCGTGTGCATTTCGtaaattgaagaacaaaaaGAGAACCAAACATTTGCAGCAGTATTTGCTTCCATAA
- the LOC122300109 gene encoding RNA polymerase sigma factor sigB isoform X3, translated as MSCLLPQFKCHPDTFSIQFRTHQHTVSTTHSHPQNEKSRDRIDIRAQCILSTASFSTSIGSTTVLNMGKLRLPSLETDSDPFTANKPWTYMGAVGPPTEQAKFEATLATETFITSEEAMIAAAAAEAVTLAKAAVKFAKDAAMLVNNNHIGDPKGPETGLLENHSLQHATKETDDLEPTDEELDLVQEQPSKSAAVRSRRQTERKAKRAKAAEKAAASFVSVKPGSTSRKKRVSLQDIDFSDPLRYLRATTSTSRLLTATEELELSEGIQDLLKLERLREVLAERCGSEPAFAQWAAAAGVDQKTLRTRLNYGTLCKDKMIKSNIRLVISIAKNYQGAGMNLEDLVQEGCRGLVRGAEKFDASKGFKFSTYAHWWIKQAVRKSLSDQSRTIRLPFHMVEATYRVKEARKQLYSENGRQPDDEEIAEATGLSMKRLTAVLMTPKAPRSLEQKIGINQNLKPSEVIADPDAETAEELLMKQFMKQDLENVLDTLNPREKQVIRWRFGMEDGRMKTLQEIGESMGVSRERIRQIESCAFRKLKNKKRTKHLQQYLLP; from the exons ATGTCGTGTTTGCTGCCACAGTTCAAGTGCCATCCCGATACTTTCTCCATCCAATTCAGAACGCACCAGCACACTGTTAGTACCACCCATTCACACCCACAAAAcg AAAAAAGTAGAGATCGTATTGATATCCGCGCACAATGCATTTTATCCACTGCATCATTTTCAACATCAATAGGAAGTACTACAGTGCTTAATATGGGAAAGCTGAGATTACCTTCTTTAGAAACTGATTCTGACCCATTCACCGCAAACAAACCATGGACATATATGGGGGCAGTTGGTCCACCCACAGAG CAGGCAAAATTTGAAGCAACATTAGCAACAGAAACATTTATTACGAGCGAAGAGGCCATGatagctgctgctgctgctgaagCTGTTACTCTTGCAAAAGCAGCCGTCAAGTTTGCAAAGGATGCAGCCATGCTGGTTAACAATAACCACA TAGGAGATCCCAAGGGACCTGAAACTGGACTGTTGGAAAACCATTCACTGCAACATGCCACAAAAGAGACTGATGACTTGGAGCCAACAGATGAGGAACTTGACCTTGTGCAAGAACAACCTTCCAAGAGTGCAGCTGTAAGATCGAGGCGCCAAACAGAACGAAAGGCCAAAAGAGCCAAAGCAGCAGAGAAGGCTGCTGCTAGTTTTGTATCTGTGAAGCCTGGTTCTACCAGCCGGAAAAAGCGTGTTTCTTTACAAGATATAGACTTCTCTGATCCATTGCGTTACTTGAGAGCAACTACCAGCACATCTAGGCTTCTTACTGCAACTGAAGAACTGGAGTTGTCTGAAGGAATACAG GACCTATTGAAATTGGAAAGGCTCCGTGAGGTGCTAGCCGAGCGATGTGGCAGTGAGCCTGCCTTTGCACAATGGGCTGCAGCTGCTGGAGTTGATCAGAAAACCCTGAGGACGCGCTTAAACTATGGAACTCTTTGCAAAGACAAAATGATTAAAAGTAACATACGGCTTGTTATATCAATTGCAAAGAATTATCAGGGGGCTGGGATGAATCTTGAAGATCTTGTTCAG GAAGGATGCCGAGGTCTTGTAAGAGGTGCAGAGAAGTTTGATGCTTCAAAGGGTTTTAAGTTCTCAACCTATGCTCACTGGTGGATTAAACAGGCTGTTCGGAAGTCTCTTTCTGATCAGTCCAGGACGATTCGCTTACCT TTTCACATGGTGGAGGCAACTTACAGAGTGAAGGAGGCTAGAAAACAATTGTATAGTGAAAACGGAAGACAACCCGATGATGAAGAAATTGCAGAGGCAACAGGGCTGTCAATGAAGAGGCTTACAGCTGTATTAATGACTCCTAAAGCTCCTAGATCTCTGGAGCAGAAGATTGGCATCAACCAAAATCTTAAACCTTCG GAAGTAATTGCTGATCCCGATGCAGAAACAGCAGAAGAGCTTCTGATGAAGCAATTCATGAAGCAGGACTTGGAGAATGTATTAGACACTCTCAATCCAAGGGAGAAGCAAGTCATCAGGTGGAGATTTGGAATGGAGGATGGAAGGATGAAGACATTGCAAGAGATAGGAGAGTCCATGGGTGTTAGTAGAGAGAGAATCAGGCAAATTGAGTCGTGTGCATTTCGtaaattgaagaacaaaaaGAGAACCAAACATTTGCAGCAGTATTTGCTTCCATAA
- the LOC122300109 gene encoding RNA polymerase sigma factor sigB isoform X1 yields MSCLLPQFKCHPDTFSIQFRTHQHTVSTTHSHPQNEKSRDRIDIRAQCILSTASFSTSIGSTTVLNMGKLRLPSLETDSDPFTANKPWTYMGAVGPPTEQAKFEATLATETFITSEEAMIAAAAAEAVTLAKAAVKFAKDAAMLVNNNHSEKADTKSSISFESDVLHFNWVQPVKTDRAAIVGDPKGPETGLLENHSLQHATKETDDLEPTDEELDLVQEQPSKSAAVRSRRQTERKAKRAKAAEKAAASFVSVKPGSTSRKKRVSLQDIDFSDPLRYLRATTSTSRLLTATEELELSEGIQDLLKLERLREVLAERCGSEPAFAQWAAAAGVDQKTLRTRLNYGTLCKDKMIKSNIRLVISIAKNYQGAGMNLEDLVQEGCRGLVRGAEKFDASKGFKFSTYAHWWIKQAVRKSLSDQSRTIRLPFHMVEATYRVKEARKQLYSENGRQPDDEEIAEATGLSMKRLTAVLMTPKAPRSLEQKIGINQNLKPSEVIADPDAETAEELLMKQFMKQDLENVLDTLNPREKQVIRWRFGMEDGRMKTLQEIGESMGVSRERIRQIESCAFRKLKNKKRTKHLQQYLLP; encoded by the exons ATGTCGTGTTTGCTGCCACAGTTCAAGTGCCATCCCGATACTTTCTCCATCCAATTCAGAACGCACCAGCACACTGTTAGTACCACCCATTCACACCCACAAAAcg AAAAAAGTAGAGATCGTATTGATATCCGCGCACAATGCATTTTATCCACTGCATCATTTTCAACATCAATAGGAAGTACTACAGTGCTTAATATGGGAAAGCTGAGATTACCTTCTTTAGAAACTGATTCTGACCCATTCACCGCAAACAAACCATGGACATATATGGGGGCAGTTGGTCCACCCACAGAG CAGGCAAAATTTGAAGCAACATTAGCAACAGAAACATTTATTACGAGCGAAGAGGCCATGatagctgctgctgctgctgaagCTGTTACTCTTGCAAAAGCAGCCGTCAAGTTTGCAAAGGATGCAGCCATGCTGGTTAACAATAACCACAGTGAAAAAGCAGATACTAAGTCATCAATTTCTTTCGAATCTGATGTTTTACATTTCAACTGGGTTCAGCCTGTGAAAACTGATCGAGCTGCTATAGTAGGAGATCCCAAGGGACCTGAAACTGGACTGTTGGAAAACCATTCACTGCAACATGCCACAAAAGAGACTGATGACTTGGAGCCAACAGATGAGGAACTTGACCTTGTGCAAGAACAACCTTCCAAGAGTGCAGCTGTAAGATCGAGGCGCCAAACAGAACGAAAGGCCAAAAGAGCCAAAGCAGCAGAGAAGGCTGCTGCTAGTTTTGTATCTGTGAAGCCTGGTTCTACCAGCCGGAAAAAGCGTGTTTCTTTACAAGATATAGACTTCTCTGATCCATTGCGTTACTTGAGAGCAACTACCAGCACATCTAGGCTTCTTACTGCAACTGAAGAACTGGAGTTGTCTGAAGGAATACAG GACCTATTGAAATTGGAAAGGCTCCGTGAGGTGCTAGCCGAGCGATGTGGCAGTGAGCCTGCCTTTGCACAATGGGCTGCAGCTGCTGGAGTTGATCAGAAAACCCTGAGGACGCGCTTAAACTATGGAACTCTTTGCAAAGACAAAATGATTAAAAGTAACATACGGCTTGTTATATCAATTGCAAAGAATTATCAGGGGGCTGGGATGAATCTTGAAGATCTTGTTCAG GAAGGATGCCGAGGTCTTGTAAGAGGTGCAGAGAAGTTTGATGCTTCAAAGGGTTTTAAGTTCTCAACCTATGCTCACTGGTGGATTAAACAGGCTGTTCGGAAGTCTCTTTCTGATCAGTCCAGGACGATTCGCTTACCT TTTCACATGGTGGAGGCAACTTACAGAGTGAAGGAGGCTAGAAAACAATTGTATAGTGAAAACGGAAGACAACCCGATGATGAAGAAATTGCAGAGGCAACAGGGCTGTCAATGAAGAGGCTTACAGCTGTATTAATGACTCCTAAAGCTCCTAGATCTCTGGAGCAGAAGATTGGCATCAACCAAAATCTTAAACCTTCG GAAGTAATTGCTGATCCCGATGCAGAAACAGCAGAAGAGCTTCTGATGAAGCAATTCATGAAGCAGGACTTGGAGAATGTATTAGACACTCTCAATCCAAGGGAGAAGCAAGTCATCAGGTGGAGATTTGGAATGGAGGATGGAAGGATGAAGACATTGCAAGAGATAGGAGAGTCCATGGGTGTTAGTAGAGAGAGAATCAGGCAAATTGAGTCGTGTGCATTTCGtaaattgaagaacaaaaaGAGAACCAAACATTTGCAGCAGTATTTGCTTCCATAA
- the LOC122300109 gene encoding RNA polymerase sigma factor sigB isoform X4 encodes MGKLRLPSLETDSDPFTANKPWTYMGAVGPPTEQAKFEATLATETFITSEEAMIAAAAAEAVTLAKAAVKFAKDAAMLVNNNHSEKADTKSSISFESDVLHFNWVQPVKTDRAAIVGDPKGPETGLLENHSLQHATKETDDLEPTDEELDLVQEQPSKSAAVRSRRQTERKAKRAKAAEKAAASFVSVKPGSTSRKKRVSLQDIDFSDPLRYLRATTSTSRLLTATEELELSEGIQDLLKLERLREVLAERCGSEPAFAQWAAAAGVDQKTLRTRLNYGTLCKDKMIKSNIRLVISIAKNYQGAGMNLEDLVQEGCRGLVRGAEKFDASKGFKFSTYAHWWIKQAVRKSLSDQSRTIRLPFHMVEATYRVKEARKQLYSENGRQPDDEEIAEATGLSMKRLTAVLMTPKAPRSLEQKIGINQNLKPSEVIADPDAETAEELLMKQFMKQDLENVLDTLNPREKQVIRWRFGMEDGRMKTLQEIGESMGVSRERIRQIESCAFRKLKNKKRTKHLQQYLLP; translated from the exons ATGGGAAAGCTGAGATTACCTTCTTTAGAAACTGATTCTGACCCATTCACCGCAAACAAACCATGGACATATATGGGGGCAGTTGGTCCACCCACAGAG CAGGCAAAATTTGAAGCAACATTAGCAACAGAAACATTTATTACGAGCGAAGAGGCCATGatagctgctgctgctgctgaagCTGTTACTCTTGCAAAAGCAGCCGTCAAGTTTGCAAAGGATGCAGCCATGCTGGTTAACAATAACCACAGTGAAAAAGCAGATACTAAGTCATCAATTTCTTTCGAATCTGATGTTTTACATTTCAACTGGGTTCAGCCTGTGAAAACTGATCGAGCTGCTATAGTAGGAGATCCCAAGGGACCTGAAACTGGACTGTTGGAAAACCATTCACTGCAACATGCCACAAAAGAGACTGATGACTTGGAGCCAACAGATGAGGAACTTGACCTTGTGCAAGAACAACCTTCCAAGAGTGCAGCTGTAAGATCGAGGCGCCAAACAGAACGAAAGGCCAAAAGAGCCAAAGCAGCAGAGAAGGCTGCTGCTAGTTTTGTATCTGTGAAGCCTGGTTCTACCAGCCGGAAAAAGCGTGTTTCTTTACAAGATATAGACTTCTCTGATCCATTGCGTTACTTGAGAGCAACTACCAGCACATCTAGGCTTCTTACTGCAACTGAAGAACTGGAGTTGTCTGAAGGAATACAG GACCTATTGAAATTGGAAAGGCTCCGTGAGGTGCTAGCCGAGCGATGTGGCAGTGAGCCTGCCTTTGCACAATGGGCTGCAGCTGCTGGAGTTGATCAGAAAACCCTGAGGACGCGCTTAAACTATGGAACTCTTTGCAAAGACAAAATGATTAAAAGTAACATACGGCTTGTTATATCAATTGCAAAGAATTATCAGGGGGCTGGGATGAATCTTGAAGATCTTGTTCAG GAAGGATGCCGAGGTCTTGTAAGAGGTGCAGAGAAGTTTGATGCTTCAAAGGGTTTTAAGTTCTCAACCTATGCTCACTGGTGGATTAAACAGGCTGTTCGGAAGTCTCTTTCTGATCAGTCCAGGACGATTCGCTTACCT TTTCACATGGTGGAGGCAACTTACAGAGTGAAGGAGGCTAGAAAACAATTGTATAGTGAAAACGGAAGACAACCCGATGATGAAGAAATTGCAGAGGCAACAGGGCTGTCAATGAAGAGGCTTACAGCTGTATTAATGACTCCTAAAGCTCCTAGATCTCTGGAGCAGAAGATTGGCATCAACCAAAATCTTAAACCTTCG GAAGTAATTGCTGATCCCGATGCAGAAACAGCAGAAGAGCTTCTGATGAAGCAATTCATGAAGCAGGACTTGGAGAATGTATTAGACACTCTCAATCCAAGGGAGAAGCAAGTCATCAGGTGGAGATTTGGAATGGAGGATGGAAGGATGAAGACATTGCAAGAGATAGGAGAGTCCATGGGTGTTAGTAGAGAGAGAATCAGGCAAATTGAGTCGTGTGCATTTCGtaaattgaagaacaaaaaGAGAACCAAACATTTGCAGCAGTATTTGCTTCCATAA